The Sorangiineae bacterium MSr11367 genome window below encodes:
- a CDS encoding NAD(P)/FAD-dependent oxidoreductase has product MTKYDAIVIGSGIGGLGTAAMLARHGKKVLVLERHYVAGGLTHTFRRRQFEWDVGVHYLGQVHDPEHPLRRAFDYVTGGKLAWAPMDPVYDRMIFDDARFEFRTGVETLKDDLSRAFPSEARAIGSYFDTVRRAARSADKFFLQRIVPKWLGWLLHPVLGRPFQRYAGRTTLSMLRSWTRNERLIGVLTGQWGNYGLPPERSSFGMHALVADYYLEGASYPVGGASRLASTIMPVIEAVGGDVWTSTPVANILVRDGKAIGVRTEAGLEVFAPCIVSNAGVETTLNQLLPVSPRAERSACPPPSTGHIALYLGLSGTASELGLGSSNLWVHAGYDHDATTRAFERNPQAPFPLVYINSPSAKDPDWERRHPGISTVVAIVPASFAPFARWSGTRWAKRGREYIDYKAWLTERLLAIVCRELPGVKGRILHQELSTPLSTVHFTGHAAGAMYGFEHSPQRFHTRWLRSASPVPGLFFVGQDVVTVGVGASLMSGVLASSVILRRNVLGDVLRGGST; this is encoded by the coding sequence ATGACCAAATACGACGCCATCGTCATTGGCTCGGGCATCGGTGGTCTGGGCACGGCGGCCATGCTGGCGCGGCATGGCAAGAAGGTGCTCGTTCTGGAACGGCACTACGTGGCGGGCGGGCTCACGCACACGTTCCGGCGGCGCCAATTCGAATGGGACGTCGGGGTTCATTACCTGGGCCAGGTGCACGATCCCGAGCATCCGCTCCGCCGTGCCTTCGACTACGTGACCGGTGGCAAGCTCGCGTGGGCACCGATGGATCCGGTCTACGACCGCATGATCTTCGACGATGCGCGCTTCGAGTTTCGCACCGGCGTCGAAACACTGAAGGACGATCTCTCGCGCGCGTTTCCCAGCGAGGCTCGCGCGATTGGGTCGTACTTCGACACGGTCCGCCGTGCGGCACGTTCCGCGGACAAATTTTTCCTCCAGCGCATCGTCCCGAAGTGGCTCGGGTGGCTGCTGCATCCGGTACTCGGCCGCCCGTTTCAACGTTACGCCGGCCGGACCACGCTCTCCATGCTGCGCTCGTGGACGCGCAACGAGCGGCTCATTGGCGTCTTGACCGGGCAATGGGGCAATTACGGTCTTCCGCCCGAGCGAAGTAGTTTCGGCATGCACGCGCTCGTGGCGGACTACTACCTCGAGGGCGCGAGCTATCCGGTGGGGGGCGCCTCGCGGCTCGCGTCGACCATCATGCCGGTCATCGAGGCTGTAGGTGGCGACGTGTGGACGTCGACCCCCGTCGCGAACATCCTCGTGCGGGACGGAAAAGCCATCGGCGTCCGCACCGAGGCGGGCCTGGAGGTCTTCGCGCCGTGCATCGTCAGCAACGCCGGTGTGGAGACCACCTTGAACCAGCTCCTTCCCGTCTCGCCCCGCGCGGAGCGCTCCGCGTGTCCGCCGCCATCCACGGGCCACATCGCGCTCTACCTCGGGCTCTCCGGCACGGCGTCGGAGCTCGGCCTCGGCTCGAGCAACCTCTGGGTGCACGCCGGCTACGATCATGACGCGACCACGCGCGCCTTCGAGCGCAATCCGCAGGCGCCGTTTCCGCTGGTGTACATCAACTCGCCGTCGGCCAAGGATCCGGATTGGGAGCGCCGGCACCCGGGCATTTCCACGGTGGTGGCCATCGTTCCGGCGAGCTTCGCGCCGTTCGCGCGCTGGAGCGGAACACGATGGGCGAAACGCGGGCGTGAATACATCGACTACAAGGCGTGGCTCACGGAGCGCTTGCTCGCCATCGTGTGCCGCGAGCTCCCTGGGGTGAAGGGCCGCATTCTGCATCAGGAGCTTTCCACCCCGCTTTCGACGGTGCATTTCACCGGCCACGCGGCCGGCGCCATGTACGGCTTCGAGCATTCGCCGCAGCGATTCCACACGCGATGGCTGCGGTCGGCTTCCCCCGTTCCAGGGTTGTTCTTCGTGGGCCAAGACGTGGTGACCGTCGGCGTGGGCGCATCGCTCATGTCCGGCGTTCTCGCCAGCTCCGTGATCCTCCGGCGCAACGTGCTGGGGGACGTTCTTCGAGGAGGGTCGACATGA
- a CDS encoding SDR family NAD(P)-dependent oxidoreductase: protein MNLYGRLLWSLGRAATKPRIAPLETSVTTWRVLPGDLDPFGHMTNSRYLAMMDLARIEHVIRAGLLRPALENRWMVPVGSACVDFKAPLRPFEAYEIHTRVLSWDERWFYLQQDFHRASGAAVGSGSVKVTFRGAAGTVPPDEVVRAALGSVPPRPRLAREAAARFGIEHREPIAIVGIGCRLPGGAHDPEALFRLLLDGRDGIVDIPADRWDPRMYHDPSGKSPGRAYVHKAGLLETDLHAFDAAFFGITPREAVSMDPQQRLLLETSWEAFEDAGVVPSSVAGSRTGVFVGGFMTDNLLVFSNPDNRELVSTHTATASTLTMLSNRLSYFYDVRGPSVSIDTACSSSLVALHYACQSLWSKESDRALVAGVNAITVPETHLTMAKGKFLSPTGRCHAFDAKADGYVRGEGAAVLLLEPLSVAEREGHRIYAVIRGTATNQDGRTAGISLPSAEAQMAVMREAYAGAGVDPRTVVYVEAHGTGTPAGDPIEARAIGTVVGASRGDSEACLLGSVKTNLGHLEAAAGVTGVLKTALCLQHGVVPHHPHLGEVNPEIPLGDLGLRIPRTPEPLPARDTPRVAGVNSFGYGGSNAHVVLEEAPARVSVAEVGERRRPHLLALSAKSKESLAELAGRYADRLERARNDAEVADICRSAALHREHLRHRWAQSAHSGAELVPALRAASFEEHGAAEAGGLLFVYTGMGPQWWGMGRELFAAEPAFRRAVKECDEAFRDVSGWSIWEEMARDEGTSRMHRTEVAQPANAVLQIALTRLWAEWGVVPDAVLGHSVGEVGAAYACGALGVREAMRVAYHRSRLQQRLAGRGGMLAVGLSEDAVVPWLGRAAIAAVNSEESVTLAGDELELARIARDLEAAGHFQRALRVDVPYHSPLMDEIEAPLSSALEALRPKEAAIPLYSTVTGARLEGEPLDGRYWWRNVRQAVRFASAFQQAVRAGHTTFVEVGPHPVLATSMRDVLQSSRAEGELAASLVRKAPELETMARALARVHGAGHAPSFRAYFGPGPYVPIPTYAWNRKVFWHEGDRTRRKRQVDVRHPLITHHEKAPVPTWTAELNLGATPYLLDHIVADTVVFPAAGYIEMVLAARAMHAGEPSCSIEQLEFPTAAPLREDEVPRLVLRFSTETASFSIHGEDESLRSRGKLFSPGRAAPALDVQTLAARLPEAVSASDLYASLARRGLRYGPAFRGVERVQRGTHELLAWLSLPEGLNEDGYHLHPVLLDAALHSVLALAPNEDGAHDIVPVAIDRVHVAGTPGRRLLAYGRLGAPRRGQLRADVTLAREDGSVVAEITGLACRMLPTASRERAHLASLYHARTWERVAPVSESGPRDPSLWIVLDDGVPELPQLELLTPSSGIRVLDLRACASLPPDGRDPVARGADRAGALVQTLRGIAHGRVVRYYVATRGAEAVLPSDGPPDVSLAPLLGLARTAMTERPDLHLTLVDLESVPSDPLALTAWLRTLGEEQELALRGGEAYAVRVRGCAPPLPPPPERILPAEGSGYAIALAQPGRIDSLGFVAHGRRAPGPGEVEIEVEVSALGFKDVMKALDLLSDRIKENTYFGDSMGMEGSGRIVRIGPGVTEFAPGDRVYGVAPHFLNSHVVLEENRVVKLPDSVGFEEGSSLMPLMTVHHGLVDIARIRPGERVLVHSATGGVGLSAIEVARFFGAEVIATAGTPEKRRYLRERGITHVSPSRDIGFADDVRAITGGRGVDVVLNFTPGEIMVKSLACLAPFGRFIELGKMSFDQDAALQLRPFNENLLYAAIDFDRIFEAKPDMVRVLARTVLEHIARGDFRPLPSTSFPASRVDDAFHTMARSKHIGRVCVQPKDPDLRVVPAPRSTRFSEGASYLVTGGLGGFGLEVARWLVGHGARHLALVGRRGEDTPGARLALTELRARGAEVRVFAADAGAQVQVQEVVDTVRRSMPPLRGVVHAAAVLEDCPLDALDRGSLDRVLSAKARGAWNLHLATEHAALDFFVLFSSVAALVGNAHQGNYVAANTFLDQLAIHRRKLGLVATSIQWGALAEAGMVARHDATAKHLESLGIRGLTTDDALAALGAMLDASPEPMAVADVDWTKLLAQMDGRAGARRFGALAAPAVAEGQANGRAGVFFASMGGLDEEAALSHMTSLVVGSVAGVMRLPAAELDPGVPLRDLGMDSTLALEIVTELEKSTGMKLPTLTVAGGPPASQIASALLARGRAVI, encoded by the coding sequence ATGAATCTGTATGGGCGTTTGCTGTGGAGTCTCGGCCGCGCGGCGACGAAGCCGCGCATTGCACCGCTCGAGACGAGCGTGACCACATGGCGGGTCCTCCCGGGCGATCTGGATCCGTTCGGCCACATGACCAACAGCCGCTACCTCGCCATGATGGACTTGGCGCGCATCGAGCACGTCATCCGCGCAGGCCTGCTGCGCCCCGCGCTGGAGAATCGGTGGATGGTGCCCGTGGGCTCGGCGTGCGTCGACTTCAAAGCGCCGCTGCGGCCTTTCGAGGCGTACGAGATTCACACCCGCGTGCTCTCCTGGGACGAGCGCTGGTTCTATTTGCAGCAAGACTTCCACCGCGCCTCGGGCGCCGCCGTAGGCTCCGGCTCCGTGAAGGTGACCTTCCGCGGGGCCGCTGGCACCGTGCCGCCCGACGAGGTGGTGCGCGCGGCGTTGGGATCCGTGCCCCCGCGCCCTCGGCTTGCGCGGGAAGCGGCCGCGCGGTTCGGGATCGAGCACCGCGAGCCCATCGCCATCGTGGGCATCGGCTGCCGTCTGCCGGGCGGCGCGCACGATCCCGAGGCGCTGTTCCGCCTGCTCTTGGATGGGCGCGACGGCATCGTGGACATTCCCGCGGACCGCTGGGACCCGCGCATGTACCACGATCCGAGCGGAAAAAGCCCGGGGCGTGCCTACGTGCACAAGGCGGGGCTGCTCGAAACGGACTTGCACGCCTTCGATGCCGCGTTCTTCGGCATCACGCCGCGCGAGGCGGTGAGCATGGACCCGCAACAGCGGCTGCTGCTCGAGACATCGTGGGAGGCGTTCGAGGACGCGGGCGTGGTGCCGAGCTCCGTGGCCGGCAGCCGCACCGGCGTCTTCGTGGGCGGCTTCATGACGGACAATTTGCTCGTCTTCTCGAACCCCGACAACCGCGAGCTCGTGTCCACGCACACGGCCACGGCCAGCACGCTGACCATGCTGTCGAATCGGCTGTCGTACTTCTACGACGTGCGCGGTCCCAGCGTGTCGATCGACACCGCGTGCTCGTCGTCCTTGGTGGCGCTGCACTACGCCTGCCAGAGTCTCTGGTCGAAGGAAAGCGACCGGGCGCTGGTCGCCGGCGTGAACGCGATCACCGTACCCGAGACGCACCTGACGATGGCCAAGGGGAAGTTCCTCTCGCCGACGGGGCGCTGCCACGCCTTCGACGCCAAAGCCGATGGCTACGTGCGCGGGGAGGGGGCGGCGGTGCTCCTGCTCGAACCGCTCTCCGTGGCCGAGCGCGAGGGCCATCGCATCTATGCCGTGATCCGCGGGACGGCCACGAACCAGGATGGGCGCACGGCCGGTATCTCGCTGCCCAGTGCCGAGGCGCAGATGGCGGTGATGCGCGAAGCTTACGCGGGCGCAGGGGTCGATCCGCGCACGGTGGTGTACGTGGAAGCCCACGGAACGGGCACGCCGGCGGGCGATCCCATCGAGGCGCGCGCGATCGGCACCGTCGTGGGGGCCTCGCGTGGCGATTCGGAGGCGTGCCTTCTGGGATCGGTGAAAACGAACCTGGGGCACCTCGAGGCGGCGGCCGGTGTGACGGGTGTGCTGAAAACTGCGCTGTGCTTGCAGCACGGCGTGGTGCCGCACCATCCGCACCTGGGGGAGGTCAACCCGGAGATCCCGCTGGGCGATCTCGGTCTGCGCATCCCCAGGACGCCGGAGCCGCTTCCTGCGCGCGACACCCCGCGCGTGGCCGGGGTCAACTCGTTCGGGTACGGCGGAAGCAACGCGCACGTGGTGCTGGAGGAGGCGCCTGCACGCGTATCCGTTGCGGAGGTCGGGGAGCGGCGCAGGCCGCACCTCTTGGCGCTCAGTGCGAAGTCGAAGGAGTCCCTCGCCGAGCTCGCGGGGCGCTATGCCGATCGGCTCGAGCGGGCGCGAAACGACGCGGAGGTCGCCGACATTTGCCGAAGCGCGGCCCTCCACCGCGAGCACCTCCGGCACCGATGGGCGCAGAGTGCCCACTCGGGCGCCGAGCTCGTGCCGGCGCTGCGCGCGGCGTCGTTCGAGGAGCACGGGGCCGCCGAGGCGGGCGGGCTGCTCTTCGTCTACACCGGCATGGGACCGCAGTGGTGGGGGATGGGGCGCGAGCTTTTCGCCGCCGAGCCGGCGTTTCGCCGTGCCGTGAAGGAGTGCGACGAAGCGTTTCGCGATGTCTCGGGCTGGTCGATCTGGGAAGAAATGGCCCGCGACGAGGGAACGTCGCGCATGCACCGCACCGAGGTGGCGCAGCCCGCGAACGCGGTGTTGCAGATAGCGCTGACCCGGCTTTGGGCGGAGTGGGGTGTCGTGCCCGACGCCGTGCTCGGGCACAGCGTGGGCGAGGTGGGGGCAGCCTATGCCTGCGGCGCGTTGGGTGTGCGCGAGGCCATGCGCGTCGCGTACCATCGCAGCCGCCTGCAACAGAGGCTCGCGGGGCGGGGAGGGATGCTCGCGGTGGGCTTAAGCGAGGATGCGGTGGTCCCTTGGCTGGGGCGCGCGGCCATCGCCGCCGTGAACAGCGAGGAGTCGGTCACCCTTGCCGGCGACGAACTGGAGCTCGCGCGCATCGCCCGCGATCTCGAGGCGGCCGGGCATTTCCAGCGCGCCCTGCGCGTGGACGTGCCGTACCACAGTCCGCTCATGGACGAGATCGAGGCGCCGCTTTCGAGCGCGCTCGAGGCGCTTCGGCCAAAGGAGGCGGCCATCCCGCTCTATTCGACGGTCACGGGGGCGCGGCTCGAGGGCGAGCCGCTCGACGGTCGCTACTGGTGGCGCAACGTTCGGCAGGCGGTTCGGTTTGCCAGCGCGTTCCAGCAGGCCGTGCGCGCAGGGCACACCACATTCGTCGAGGTGGGACCGCACCCGGTGCTGGCCACCTCGATGCGCGACGTGCTGCAGAGCAGCCGCGCCGAGGGCGAGCTGGCGGCCTCGCTGGTGCGCAAGGCCCCCGAGCTCGAGACGATGGCCCGCGCGCTCGCGCGCGTGCACGGGGCGGGGCATGCGCCGTCGTTCCGCGCCTACTTCGGCCCGGGCCCGTACGTGCCGATCCCCACGTACGCCTGGAACCGCAAGGTCTTCTGGCACGAGGGCGACCGCACGCGCCGCAAGCGGCAGGTCGACGTGCGGCACCCGCTGATCACGCACCACGAGAAGGCGCCCGTGCCCACGTGGACCGCGGAGCTCAACCTCGGTGCCACTCCGTACCTCTTGGACCACATCGTGGCGGACACCGTGGTCTTTCCTGCTGCGGGCTACATCGAGATGGTGCTCGCTGCACGCGCGATGCACGCGGGCGAGCCATCGTGCTCCATCGAGCAGCTCGAATTTCCCACGGCGGCACCCCTTCGCGAGGACGAGGTGCCGCGGCTCGTGCTGCGCTTTTCGACGGAGACCGCGAGCTTCTCCATCCATGGCGAGGACGAGTCGCTGCGCAGCCGTGGCAAGCTGTTTTCCCCGGGTCGTGCGGCGCCTGCGCTCGATGTCCAAACACTCGCCGCGCGGCTGCCCGAGGCCGTCTCCGCGTCGGACCTGTACGCGTCGCTCGCGCGGCGCGGCCTGCGCTACGGCCCCGCGTTTCGCGGCGTCGAGCGCGTGCAACGCGGCACGCACGAGTTGCTCGCGTGGCTCTCGCTCCCCGAGGGCCTCAACGAGGACGGCTACCACCTGCACCCCGTGTTGCTCGATGCGGCGCTTCACAGTGTCCTGGCGCTGGCACCGAACGAGGATGGCGCACACGACATCGTGCCCGTGGCCATCGATCGCGTGCACGTTGCCGGCACACCGGGGCGCCGTCTCCTGGCTTACGGCCGGCTTGGCGCTCCACGGCGGGGCCAACTCCGTGCGGACGTCACCTTGGCGCGCGAGGACGGCTCGGTGGTGGCCGAGATCACCGGCCTCGCCTGCCGCATGCTGCCCACGGCGTCGCGTGAAAGGGCGCACCTGGCCTCGCTCTACCACGCGCGCACCTGGGAACGCGTCGCGCCGGTCTCCGAGTCGGGGCCTCGCGATCCATCGTTGTGGATCGTCCTCGACGACGGCGTGCCGGAATTGCCCCAGCTCGAGCTGCTCACCCCGTCGTCCGGGATCCGCGTGCTCGATCTCCGCGCCTGCGCGAGCCTTCCTCCCGACGGCCGAGATCCCGTTGCCCGCGGTGCCGACCGCGCGGGGGCGCTGGTGCAGACGCTTCGCGGCATCGCGCACGGCCGCGTGGTCCGCTATTACGTGGCGACCCGCGGCGCCGAGGCCGTCCTGCCAAGCGATGGCCCGCCCGATGTCTCGCTGGCGCCGCTGCTCGGCCTCGCCCGCACGGCGATGACCGAGCGCCCCGATCTCCATCTCACCCTCGTCGATCTCGAGTCCGTGCCCAGCGATCCTCTCGCGCTGACGGCGTGGTTGCGCACCTTGGGCGAGGAGCAAGAGCTGGCCCTGCGCGGAGGCGAGGCGTACGCGGTCCGCGTGCGGGGCTGCGCGCCTCCGCTGCCGCCTCCGCCCGAGCGCATCCTCCCCGCCGAGGGCAGCGGTTACGCGATCGCCCTTGCTCAACCAGGCCGCATCGACTCCCTCGGCTTCGTCGCCCACGGGCGGCGGGCACCGGGACCCGGCGAGGTGGAAATCGAGGTGGAAGTCTCGGCGCTCGGCTTCAAGGACGTCATGAAGGCGCTCGACCTCCTTTCCGATCGCATCAAGGAGAACACCTACTTCGGCGACTCCATGGGCATGGAGGGCTCCGGTCGCATCGTGCGCATCGGCCCCGGCGTCACCGAGTTCGCCCCCGGCGATCGGGTCTACGGCGTGGCGCCGCACTTCCTGAACTCGCACGTGGTCCTCGAGGAAAACCGGGTCGTGAAGCTCCCCGACTCCGTCGGCTTCGAGGAAGGCTCGAGCCTCATGCCGCTCATGACCGTCCACCACGGCCTCGTCGACATCGCGCGCATCCGCCCGGGTGAGCGCGTGCTCGTTCACAGCGCCACGGGTGGCGTCGGCCTCTCGGCCATCGAGGTCGCCCGCTTCTTCGGGGCCGAGGTCATCGCCACCGCAGGCACCCCCGAAAAGCGTCGGTACCTGCGCGAGCGCGGCATCACCCACGTCAGCCCATCGCGCGACATCGGTTTCGCCGACGATGTGCGCGCCATCACCGGCGGTCGCGGTGTCGACGTCGTGCTCAACTTCACACCCGGCGAGATCATGGTGAAGAGCTTGGCGTGCCTCGCGCCGTTCGGACGCTTCATCGAGCTCGGCAAAATGAGCTTCGACCAGGATGCCGCCCTCCAGCTGCGCCCCTTCAACGAGAACCTTCTGTACGCGGCCATCGACTTCGATCGCATCTTCGAGGCCAAGCCCGACATGGTCCGCGTTCTCGCGCGCACCGTGCTCGAACACATCGCCCGAGGCGATTTTCGCCCGCTCCCCTCCACGTCGTTCCCCGCGAGTCGGGTGGACGATGCCTTTCACACGATGGCGCGGTCCAAGCACATCGGCCGGGTATGCGTCCAACCGAAGGATCCCGATCTCCGCGTGGTGCCGGCCCCGCGAAGTACGCGTTTCTCCGAGGGCGCGAGCTACCTGGTGACCGGTGGCCTCGGCGGCTTTGGGTTGGAGGTGGCACGCTGGCTGGTCGGGCACGGCGCGCGTCACCTCGCACTCGTCGGGCGTCGCGGCGAGGACACGCCCGGTGCGCGGCTGGCGCTGACCGAGCTTCGCGCGCGCGGAGCCGAGGTTCGCGTGTTCGCAGCCGATGCCGGTGCCCAGGTGCAGGTGCAGGAAGTCGTTGATACCGTTCGCCGGTCGATGCCGCCGCTTCGAGGTGTCGTGCATGCCGCCGCGGTTCTCGAGGACTGCCCACTGGACGCGCTGGACCGCGGTTCGCTCGATCGGGTGCTCTCCGCGAAGGCCCGCGGTGCGTGGAACCTGCACCTTGCCACCGAGCACGCGGCGCTCGACTTCTTCGTGCTGTTCTCGTCGGTGGCAGCCCTCGTTGGAAATGCCCACCAAGGCAACTACGTGGCCGCGAATACCTTTTTGGATCAGCTCGCAATCCATCGGCGCAAGCTCGGCCTGGTCGCGACGAGCATCCAATGGGGCGCGCTCGCCGAGGCGGGTATGGTCGCGCGCCACGACGCTACGGCGAAGCATCTGGAGAGCTTGGGCATCCGCGGCCTCACGACGGACGACGCGCTCGCGGCGCTCGGAGCGATGCTCGATGCGTCACCCGAACCGATGGCCGTGGCCGACGTCGATTGGACGAAGCTTCTCGCGCAGATGGACGGTCGCGCTGGCGCCCGACGATTTGGCGCCCTAGCGGCGCCTGCGGTCGCCGAGGGGCAGGCGAACGGTCGCGCCGGCGTGTTCTTCGCGTCCATGGGCGGGTTGGACGAGGAGGCGGCGCTTTCGCACATGACGTCGCTCGTCGTGGGCAGTGTCGCCGGTGTGATGCGTCTACCTGCGGCGGAGCTCGACCCGGGTGTACCGCTTCGCGATCTCGGAATGGACTCCACGCTTGCGTTGGAGATCGTCACCGAGCTCGAAAAGTCGACCGGCATGAAGCTGCCTACGCTGACCGTCGCCGGCGGTCCACCGGCCTCGCAGATCGCGTCAGCGCTGCTCGCGCGAGGGCGTGCAGTGATATAG
- a CDS encoding fatty acid desaturase, with translation MKTHVTDVEAARAYQASTLPSFVYLSTSQRQLVRAKAKQWIAWRRAHPRLHNAVGIGLLAFLFAFDAYVLLELPRQLPLDLATRSGIVFAALTTGFIHGFLVCSIVTYSVHEGAAHDLIVVGNGPVVRVLRVLANNACRLFLADPDYYAASHFKHHRWLGTEEDGSFTNHVRLRRLLLAIVPMAPVFSHSDYFPWRPQEHTRSRKISAVLTKLHLAVFFSAMTWRFGVLYAVISLLVIGTWISFVFDRLRESTEHLGMPLERIHGTRDFGLGLWGLLLGGGPWGQPCHFSHHLEPALPWYHQLALHFFLRRILTPRQKRQFFLRPVVGFPALLVRLARGRAR, from the coding sequence GTGAAGACACACGTCACCGACGTGGAGGCGGCGCGTGCTTACCAAGCGTCGACCCTCCCGAGCTTCGTGTACCTCTCGACGTCGCAGCGCCAACTCGTACGCGCCAAGGCGAAGCAGTGGATCGCATGGCGGCGCGCGCATCCAAGGCTGCACAACGCGGTGGGGATCGGCCTTCTGGCGTTTCTCTTCGCCTTCGATGCGTATGTCCTTTTGGAGTTGCCGCGGCAGCTGCCGCTCGATCTCGCGACGCGCAGCGGGATCGTGTTTGCGGCGCTCACGACCGGCTTCATCCACGGCTTTCTCGTGTGCAGCATCGTCACGTACAGCGTGCACGAAGGCGCCGCGCACGATCTCATCGTCGTGGGGAACGGCCCCGTCGTGCGGGTGCTGCGCGTTCTTGCCAACAACGCGTGCCGGTTGTTCCTCGCCGATCCGGACTACTACGCGGCCAGCCATTTCAAGCACCATCGCTGGCTCGGTACCGAGGAAGACGGCTCGTTCACCAACCATGTGCGACTGCGAAGGCTGCTCTTGGCCATCGTGCCCATGGCGCCGGTGTTCAGCCACTCGGACTACTTTCCGTGGCGTCCGCAGGAGCACACGCGGAGCCGGAAAATCTCGGCCGTGCTCACCAAACTGCACCTCGCGGTGTTCTTCTCCGCGATGACCTGGCGTTTCGGCGTCCTGTACGCGGTCATCTCGCTGCTCGTCATCGGGACGTGGATCAGTTTCGTTTTCGACCGCCTGCGTGAAAGCACCGAGCACCTGGGCATGCCGCTCGAGCGCATTCACGGCACGCGCGATTTTGGCCTGGGGCTTTGGGGGCTTTTGCTCGGCGGTGGTCCGTGGGGGCAGCCTTGCCATTTTTCGCACCACCTCGAGCCGGCATTGCCTTGGTACCACCAGCTCGCGTTGCACTTCTTTTTGCGGCGCATTTTGACCCCTCGGCAAAAGCGCCAGTTCTTCTTGCGCCCCGTCGTCGGATTTCCCGCGCTGCTGGTGCGGCTCGCACGCGGGAGGGCGCGATGA